A single window of Actinoallomurus bryophytorum DNA harbors:
- a CDS encoding alpha/beta hydrolase-fold protein, producing MSIAGELVTERFDYDGGRQVTVYVPPDPPEAVVFAGDGRLIARWGGVLEASAVPSTMIVGAHRPADETLRLHEYSPGFDPERFAAHETFFVGEVRRWARSRFGVALPAERTAVFGVSASGELALALGLRHPEVYGAVLCASPGAGYRPPGVMPSPLPRAYLVAGTLEPFFHENATRWAEALRDADADVVMTERVGSHGDAFWREEFPLMVAWAFAR from the coding sequence ATGTCCATCGCGGGAGAGCTCGTCACCGAGCGGTTCGACTACGACGGCGGCCGGCAGGTCACCGTGTACGTCCCGCCCGATCCGCCCGAGGCGGTCGTGTTCGCCGGTGACGGCCGGCTCATAGCGCGATGGGGAGGAGTCCTCGAGGCGTCCGCCGTACCGTCCACGATGATCGTCGGTGCACACCGGCCGGCCGACGAGACTCTGCGCCTCCATGAGTACTCACCGGGATTCGACCCGGAACGCTTCGCGGCACACGAGACGTTCTTCGTCGGGGAGGTCCGCCGATGGGCGCGGTCGCGTTTCGGAGTCGCGCTGCCGGCGGAGCGCACCGCGGTGTTCGGTGTCTCGGCGAGTGGTGAGCTGGCGCTCGCCCTGGGGCTCCGGCACCCGGAGGTCTACGGCGCGGTCCTCTGCGCCTCGCCCGGCGCCGGCTACCGGCCGCCCGGCGTGATGCCGAGCCCGCTTCCGCGCGCGTACCTCGTCGCCGGCACGCTGGAGCCGTTCTTCCACGAGAACGCGACCCGGTGGGCGGAGGCGCTGCGCGACGCGGACGCGGACGTCGTGATGACCGAGCGGGTCGGATCGCACGGCGACGCGTTCTGGCGGGAAGAGTTCCCGCTGATGGTGGCGTGGGCGTTCGCACGATGA
- a CDS encoding ABC transporter ATP-binding protein, whose amino-acid sequence MTADASTVLIEARSLTKVYRKPGGREDFTAVDGIDLDVRRGEAFGVLGANGAGKSSTMRMIACVSPVSRGSLRILGRDSATDGAGIRARLGVVPQDDTIDGELTVRENLLIYGRYFGLSWKTLRERTRRLLEFTRLSEKADDAVATLSGGMRRRLTIARALINEPEIVLLDEPTTGLDPQARHLLWERLFQLKQDGVTLLLTTHYMDEAEQLCDRLVVMDAGRIVASGTPAELITRYTTREVVELRFAPDGRQIMADKCRGLVDRVEELPHRLMLYTDDGEETLAAVNARGVRPQTALIRRASLEDVFLTLTGRSLVD is encoded by the coding sequence ATGACTGCCGATGCGTCGACGGTGCTGATCGAGGCCAGGAGCCTGACGAAGGTCTACCGCAAGCCCGGCGGCCGCGAGGACTTCACCGCCGTCGACGGCATCGACCTCGACGTACGCCGCGGCGAGGCGTTCGGCGTCCTCGGCGCGAACGGCGCCGGCAAGTCCTCCACCATGCGCATGATCGCCTGCGTCTCCCCGGTGAGCCGCGGCAGCCTGCGCATCCTCGGCCGCGACAGCGCCACGGACGGTGCCGGGATCCGGGCGAGGCTCGGCGTCGTTCCGCAGGACGACACGATCGACGGCGAGCTGACCGTACGCGAGAACCTGCTGATCTACGGCCGCTACTTCGGGCTGTCCTGGAAGACCCTGCGCGAGCGCACCAGGCGGCTCCTGGAGTTCACGCGTCTCTCGGAGAAGGCCGATGACGCCGTCGCGACGCTGTCGGGCGGCATGCGGCGGCGGCTCACCATCGCGCGGGCGCTCATCAACGAACCCGAGATCGTCCTGCTCGACGAGCCCACGACCGGGCTCGACCCCCAGGCCCGCCACCTGCTCTGGGAGCGACTCTTCCAGCTCAAGCAGGACGGCGTGACGCTGCTGCTGACGACGCACTACATGGACGAGGCCGAACAGCTGTGCGACCGGCTGGTGGTGATGGACGCGGGAAGGATCGTCGCCTCCGGTACCCCCGCCGAGCTCATCACCCGCTACACGACCCGTGAGGTCGTCGAGCTGCGCTTCGCCCCGGACGGACGGCAGATCATGGCCGACAAGTGCCGTGGCCTCGTCGACCGCGTCGAGGAGCTGCCACACCGGTTGATGCTCTACACCGACGACGGCGAGGAGACGCTGGCCGCGGTGAACGCGCGGGGCGTACGGCCCCAGACCGCGCTGATCCGCCGGGCGAGTCTGGAGGACGTCTTCCTCACCCTCACCGGCCGCTCGCTCGTCGACTGA